A portion of the Faecalibacterium sp. I3-3-89 genome contains these proteins:
- a CDS encoding recombinase zinc beta ribbon domain-containing protein, giving the protein MDTINNKSTQRFFAGQDKRDLSKEQWYVAKNTHPAIIARDDFEKVQEILTKNQKVFKTVRAESEQIRTEYQNDLAGMVFCADCGRSMDFDRLPHGAEESKKVCYYICRARQADDKCIGHQITEKLLKALVMDQLHLFIVRLSDKRKVLEELRKIEDMQNPVYRAKSEIMSLTDKVGQMAKKREQLYADYVAGVVDSEDYQLIREDYSKQYDGLRAALQRAEAKKVEVEQQIREYLNMTSNLEEHLDDFGFDAQLVKSLVQRIEVSADKRIRIVFGFQDVFADLGKESAGK; this is encoded by the coding sequence GTGGATACCATCAACAATAAAAGTACACAGAGATTTTTTGCTGGGCAGGACAAACGTGACTTGTCGAAAGAGCAGTGGTATGTGGCAAAAAATACACATCCAGCCATCATTGCAAGGGATGATTTTGAAAAGGTGCAGGAGATTCTGACGAAGAATCAGAAGGTGTTCAAAACAGTAAGAGCTGAATCGGAACAGATTCGCACGGAGTATCAGAATGACCTTGCCGGAATGGTGTTCTGTGCAGACTGCGGCAGATCGATGGATTTTGATAGGCTTCCGCATGGAGCAGAAGAAAGTAAAAAGGTTTGTTACTATATTTGCAGAGCAAGGCAGGCGGATGATAAGTGCATCGGACACCAGATTACGGAAAAGTTGTTGAAAGCTCTGGTAATGGATCAGCTGCATCTGTTTATTGTTCGGCTTAGTGATAAGCGCAAAGTTCTGGAAGAGCTGCGAAAAATCGAAGATATGCAGAATCCTGTCTACCGTGCAAAAAGTGAGATTATGAGCCTGACGGATAAAGTTGGCCAGATGGCAAAGAAAAGAGAACAGCTTTATGCAGATTATGTGGCAGGCGTGGTGGATTCTGAAGATTATCAATTGATTCGGGAAGATTATTCCAAACAGTATGACGGCCTGCGAGCAGCACTGCAGAGAGCAGAAGCCAAAAAGGTGGAAGTAGAACAACAGATTAGAGAATATCTGAATATGACTTCCAACTTGGAAGAGCATCTGGATGATTTTGGATTTGATGCTCAGCTGGTAAAATCCCTTGTGCAGAGAATCGAAGTGAGTGCAGATAAGCGGATTCGCATTGTGTTTGGATTTCAAGATGTGTTTGCGGACCTTGGAAAGGAGAGTGCGGGAAAATGA
- a CDS encoding recombinase family protein produces the protein MIAAYQRISRADGDLGKDGKDKSNSIENQKELIQRYISHKESLQNLPVMDFVDDGYTGSNFDRPGFQKMMDGVRSGEIDTIIVKDLSRFGRDYIGVGEYMEQIFPLLGVRLISINDNYDSSNYNGTTLGIRQAIIEFRPRLVVIDPIQAYLGSDSDLQIAGRARKLMRRLGMWAAGYDCAIVLIGHLNKKEGSKGLYRSLGSIDVVAAARSVLQVERDTENPDIRIVHQIKNSLAPTAEDIHFSISAEKGFQWMECRPQLIEKQQQDIELRFDSEQQKAVYWIKHFLEKGDMSANEIYCRLDNEGISKRVARMVKTEMGIHCYQKKRKWYWSVQPEEGVMNGPQV, from the coding sequence ATGATTGCAGCGTATCAGCGCATTTCAAGGGCAGACGGTGATTTGGGTAAAGATGGAAAAGACAAGAGCAACAGCATCGAAAACCAGAAAGAACTGATCCAGCGGTATATTTCCCACAAAGAGAGTCTGCAAAATCTGCCTGTGATGGATTTTGTGGATGATGGTTACACAGGCAGCAATTTCGACAGACCGGGCTTTCAGAAAATGATGGATGGTGTGCGCAGTGGCGAGATTGATACCATTATCGTAAAAGACCTGTCTCGTTTTGGACGCGATTACATTGGTGTGGGCGAATACATGGAGCAGATTTTTCCACTACTGGGTGTCAGGCTCATCTCCATCAATGACAACTATGACAGCAGCAATTATAATGGTACAACCTTGGGGATCCGTCAGGCAATCATTGAATTTCGACCGCGATTGGTTGTGATCGACCCGATTCAGGCTTATCTTGGTAGCGATTCGGATTTGCAGATTGCAGGCAGGGCACGGAAACTCATGCGCCGTCTTGGAATGTGGGCTGCTGGCTACGACTGCGCCATCGTTCTGATTGGCCACCTTAATAAAAAAGAAGGTTCCAAAGGGTTGTACCGCAGTTTGGGAAGCATTGATGTTGTGGCAGCAGCACGAAGTGTCCTGCAGGTGGAACGGGATACCGAGAATCCTGATATAAGAATTGTACATCAAATCAAAAACAGTCTTGCGCCTACGGCTGAGGACATTCACTTTTCCATTTCTGCCGAAAAAGGCTTTCAATGGATGGAATGCAGGCCGCAACTTATTGAAAAACAGCAGCAGGATATAGAACTGAGATTTGATTCTGAGCAGCAGAAAGCCGTCTATTGGATCAAGCATTTCCTTGAAAAAGGCGATATGAGCGCAAATGAAATATATTGCCGTTTGGACAATGAGGGCATCAGCAAACGAGTGGCACGAATGGTAAAAACAGAAATGGGAATTCACTGCTACCAGAAAAAGCGAAAATGGTATTGGAGTGTTCAGCCGGAAGAAGGTGTTATGAATGGACCGCAAGTATAA
- a CDS encoding AAA family ATPase → MERLLTLYSEVQSTDVRWLWYPFIAIGKITLLQGDPGDGKSTMMMNLIAELSTGGKTPDGCKIGTPQKVIYQCSEDGVSDTIKPRLERCGADCSKIAFINEEVYNGLTLDDERIRQAIIEFRPRLVVIDPIQAYLGSDSDLQIAGRARKLMRRLGMWAAGYDCAIVLIGHLNKKEGSKGLYRSLGSIDVVAAARSVLQVERDTENPDIRIVHQIKNSLAPTAEDIRFSISADKGFRWLECRPQLFEKQQPDAEPKFDTEQQKAAYWIKHFLEKGDMSANEIYCRLDNEGVSKRVARMVKTEMGIHCYQKKRRWYWSVQLEEGAMNGPQV, encoded by the coding sequence ATGGAACGGCTGCTGACACTGTATAGCGAAGTCCAATCAACGGATGTACGGTGGCTGTGGTATCCGTTTATCGCAATCGGAAAAATCACACTGCTGCAAGGTGATCCTGGCGATGGAAAATCAACCATGATGATGAATCTGATTGCGGAACTTTCAACAGGAGGTAAGACCCCGGACGGTTGTAAAATCGGTACACCGCAAAAAGTGATTTATCAGTGCTCAGAGGATGGCGTTTCAGACACGATAAAGCCCCGTCTGGAACGCTGCGGAGCAGACTGCAGTAAGATTGCTTTCATCAATGAGGAAGTATATAACGGCCTTACATTAGACGATGAGCGCATCCGTCAGGCAATCATTGAATTCCGGCCGCGCTTGGTCGTGATCGACCCGATTCAGGCTTATCTTGGCAGTGATTCCGATTTGCAGATCGCAGGCAGGGCACGGAAACTTATGCGCCGCCTTGGAATGTGGGCTGCGGGCTATGACTGCGCCATCGTTCTGATTGGACACCTCAACAAAAAAGAAGGCTCCAAAGGGCTGTACCGCAGCCTTGGCAGTATTGATGTTGTGGCAGCAGCACGAAGCGTCCTGCAGGTGGAGCGAGATACCGAGAATCCTGATATAAGAATCGTACATCAAATCAAAAACAGTCTTGCGCCTACGGCAGAAGACATCCGCTTTTCCATTTCTGCCGACAAGGGCTTTCGATGGCTGGAATGCAGGCCACAGCTTTTTGAAAAACAACAGCCGGACGCCGAACCTAAATTTGATACAGAGCAACAGAAAGCTGCCTACTGGATCAAGCATTTCCTTGAAAAAGGCGATATGAGCGCAAATGAAATTTATTGCCGTCTGGACAATGAGGGTGTCAGCAAACGAGTGGCGCGGATGGTAAAAACGGAAATGGGAATCCACTGCTACCAGAAGAAGCGGAGATGGTATTGGAGTGTTCAGCTGGAAGAAGGTGCTATGAATGGACCGCAAGTATAA
- a CDS encoding AAA family ATPase — MKKLNIPVGISDFEKIRNGGFYYIDKSGLIAEILDEKAEVTLITRPRRFGKTLGMSMLESFFDIRKDSKELFDGLEIAEHQVLCDEWMNQYPTVFVSFRQVDGLDFTGAYDMLTMVIADLYNKHLYLLDSKSVTEFQKTAFEHLAHGNGSIKEVKNSLMLLTTMMQSYYAKPVILLIDEYDVPVAKANNNGYYNEMLDVMKGLMQALKDNQALQFAVVTGCLKIAKESIFTGTNNFVSDTITNSRLNEYFGFVQSEVDLLLKDADLTTQAESIKKWYDGYHFGAFDVYCPWDVMNYLLELQRNPKAKPISYWKNTSDNAIIRSFIDYAGSTITNKLETLMAGGCIVQRVDENLTYDYLHSSEDNLWSTLYLTGYLTKAREEDYKGELPDGMVALMIPNAEIKEIFETTVIKWFDDSTKKWNRNALFDAVWNGDSEGITKEMNALLRRTISYHDYREDFYHAFLAGIFTGAGYMVDSNKEHGEGRSDVVVYDSINARVAIFEAKYTKVLENLESECDIALQQIDDRMYAKEYEDDYDQILCYGISFFKKRCMVKKK; from the coding sequence ATGAAAAAATTGAACATCCCAGTTGGTATTTCGGACTTTGAGAAGATTCGGAACGGTGGGTTTTATTATATTGACAAATCTGGCCTGATTGCGGAAATTTTGGACGAAAAAGCAGAAGTGACACTTATCACTCGACCACGGCGTTTCGGTAAGACGCTTGGCATGAGTATGTTAGAAAGCTTCTTTGACATCCGTAAAGACAGCAAAGAACTGTTTGATGGGCTGGAAATTGCAGAGCATCAGGTATTATGTGATGAGTGGATGAATCAGTATCCGACAGTCTTTGTTTCATTCCGACAGGTAGACGGTCTGGATTTTACTGGGGCATACGATATGCTCACAATGGTGATAGCGGATTTGTACAACAAACATCTTTATTTGCTTGATAGTAAAAGTGTTACAGAATTCCAAAAAACAGCGTTTGAGCATCTTGCACATGGCAATGGTTCTATAAAAGAAGTTAAGAACAGCCTTATGCTTTTGACAACGATGATGCAGAGCTATTATGCAAAGCCTGTAATTCTTCTTATAGACGAGTATGATGTCCCTGTAGCAAAAGCGAATAATAACGGTTATTATAATGAAATGCTCGATGTTATGAAAGGCTTGATGCAGGCTCTAAAAGACAATCAAGCACTTCAGTTTGCAGTTGTTACGGGCTGCTTAAAGATTGCGAAAGAAAGCATTTTTACGGGAACAAATAATTTTGTATCGGATACTATCACAAATTCTCGTCTGAACGAGTATTTCGGATTTGTACAGAGTGAGGTTGACCTGTTGCTAAAGGATGCTGACTTGACAACGCAGGCTGAGAGCATCAAGAAATGGTATGATGGATACCATTTCGGAGCCTTTGATGTTTACTGCCCGTGGGATGTAATGAATTATTTGCTGGAACTGCAGCGCAATCCGAAAGCTAAGCCTATCAGCTACTGGAAGAACACCAGCGACAATGCAATCATCCGTTCCTTTATTGACTATGCAGGCAGTACCATCACAAATAAACTTGAAACGCTGATGGCTGGTGGCTGCATCGTTCAGCGTGTGGATGAAAACCTGACCTATGATTATCTACATTCCTCAGAAGACAATCTTTGGAGTACGCTGTACCTGACAGGGTACTTAACCAAGGCGCGTGAAGAAGATTATAAGGGTGAGTTGCCGGATGGCATGGTTGCCCTTATGATTCCGAACGCAGAAATCAAAGAGATTTTTGAAACAACAGTCATCAAATGGTTCGATGACAGTACGAAGAAGTGGAATCGAAATGCTTTGTTCGATGCAGTCTGGAACGGTGATAGCGAGGGCATTACCAAGGAAATGAATGCTCTGCTCCGGCGCACCATTAGCTACCATGACTACCGGGAAGACTTCTATCATGCTTTCCTTGCGGGCATCTTCACAGGTGCCGGATATATGGTGGATTCCAATAAGGAGCATGGAGAAGGCCGAAGTGATGTGGTCGTTTACGATTCCATCAATGCCCGCGTTGCAATCTTTGAAGCAAAGTACACGAAGGTTTTGGAAAATCTGGAAAGTGAATGCGATATAGCCTTGCAGCAAATTGATGATCGGATGTATGCAAAGGAGTATGAGGATGATTACGATCAGATTCTTTGCTACGGTATTTCGTTCTTTAAAAAGCGCTGCATGGTAAAGAAAAAGTGA
- a CDS encoding recombinase family protein has translation MNVEHIPAKDVDMLPCGADWQSRHLESEKRKAEIRDRIHKQAEQGQKTAKDYFRPAKPTPSIYDSDLKRVAVYARVSTSSEEQISSIENQTLYYTKKIAETENWNLQDIYSDEGKSGTSLRKRDAFKRMMRDAKDQKMDLIICASISRFARNFSDCMTQIAALKTMHPAHPIGVYFETENIYTLNPSSQYSLDIQALLADWESGNKSRRMILSYDQRIMTGQYPVADLMGYRHTKDGQLVIEPEEAKTVRFIFLAFIQGYNYDQIAMILTQKKRSTLRGRQEWNGVMVANIMKNERRWGDLEARKSIVVDYKLGKVTKNNGNRCSAYVPEHHEAIVSPEIARAAHLVASSSKKCGVQDIVVIRQGALKGFVGIHPNWNGINAESIRSLCLSTYLPEEVAKLNKMAEMRSGKKLDMALPSDYLTVSGICFINQSSPIMTISKNGIRFSKACHTRLDNCEYVELLYHPILQVVILRKSDHGSSTAMHWQDDNDVHSAFSARAFSGLILQTLNWRRNCRYRCRGICRGQGNAKFLIFELDESRILTGKNQYEQENCSMNLKCRLYRSKWVQSITVSDVMESGQVVENPMIGAIPSRNEVQRELDDLLMSM, from the coding sequence ATGAACGTAGAACATATCCCAGCAAAAGATGTGGACATGCTGCCGTGTGGAGCAGACTGGCAGAGTAGGCATTTGGAGTCCGAAAAGAGAAAAGCTGAAATTCGGGACAGAATCCATAAGCAGGCAGAACAGGGCCAGAAAACGGCAAAAGACTACTTTCGTCCGGCGAAACCGACACCGTCGATTTACGACAGTGACCTGAAGCGTGTAGCGGTTTATGCCCGTGTCAGCACCTCTAGCGAAGAACAGATTTCTTCCATTGAAAACCAGACTCTATATTACACCAAAAAGATTGCAGAAACGGAAAACTGGAATTTGCAGGACATTTACAGCGATGAAGGAAAATCCGGCACATCGCTGCGGAAACGTGATGCGTTTAAACGCATGATGCGAGATGCCAAAGACCAGAAGATGGATTTGATTATCTGTGCCAGCATTTCACGTTTTGCTCGGAATTTTTCAGATTGCATGACGCAGATCGCGGCCCTGAAAACCATGCACCCGGCACATCCCATTGGCGTGTACTTTGAAACGGAAAACATCTACACGCTGAATCCAAGCAGTCAATACAGTCTTGACATTCAGGCTCTTTTGGCAGACTGGGAATCGGGCAACAAGAGCCGCCGGATGATCCTTTCGTATGATCAGCGCATTATGACAGGTCAGTACCCGGTGGCTGACCTGATGGGGTATCGGCATACTAAGGATGGCCAGTTGGTGATCGAGCCGGAAGAAGCAAAGACGGTGCGGTTTATCTTTCTGGCATTTATTCAAGGGTATAACTACGATCAGATTGCAATGATCCTGACGCAGAAAAAGCGCAGCACCCTGCGCGGCAGGCAGGAGTGGAACGGTGTGATGGTAGCAAACATCATGAAAAATGAACGCCGCTGGGGTGATCTGGAAGCCCGGAAGAGCATCGTGGTGGACTACAAGCTGGGCAAGGTCACAAAGAATAATGGGAATCGCTGCTCTGCCTATGTCCCGGAACATCACGAAGCGATTGTTTCGCCGGAGATTGCACGGGCTGCACATCTTGTGGCATCCAGCAGCAAAAAGTGCGGTGTGCAGGATATTGTGGTAATCCGACAGGGAGCATTGAAAGGCTTTGTGGGTATCCATCCGAACTGGAACGGTATCAATGCCGAAAGCATCCGCAGCCTTTGCCTGAGCACCTATCTGCCGGAAGAGGTGGCGAAACTGAACAAGATGGCAGAAATGCGGTCTGGAAAGAAGTTGGATATGGCATTGCCATCTGATTATTTGACTGTATCTGGCATATGTTTTATCAATCAAAGCAGCCCGATTATGACGATTTCTAAAAATGGAATCCGTTTCAGCAAGGCTTGCCACACCCGGCTGGACAACTGCGAATATGTGGAACTGCTCTATCATCCGATTCTGCAGGTCGTGATTTTACGAAAGAGCGATCATGGCTCTTCAACGGCGATGCACTGGCAAGATGACAATGACGTTCATAGTGCCTTTTCAGCCAGAGCGTTTTCTGGCCTGATCCTTCAAACGTTGAACTGGAGAAGGAATTGCCGCTATCGGTGCCGTGGTATCTGCCGAGGTCAGGGAAATGCAAAATTTCTGATTTTTGAATTAGATGAGTCCCGGATTTTGACTGGGAAAAATCAGTATGAACAAGAAAATTGTTCGATGAATCTGAAATGCCGGCTATATCGGAGTAAATGGGTTCAGAGCATTACAGTTAGTGATGTGATGGAATCTGGCCAAGTCGTAGAAAATCCCATGATTGGTGCAATTCCAAGCAGAAATGAAGTTCAACGTGAACTGGATGATCTTTTGATGTCGATGTAG
- a CDS encoding helix-turn-helix domain-containing protein yields MSVNYVALGKRIGYFRMQCGNITQEALASKINRSREFLAKIEKGTEHPSIATLVDIADALCISVDDLLIDSLHYSVSTSNTELHRLLLDCNETEQEIIIHTASELKATLVSLGI; encoded by the coding sequence ATGTCCGTCAATTACGTTGCTTTAGGAAAACGCATTGGTTATTTTAGAATGCAGTGCGGTAATATCACCCAGGAAGCCTTAGCCTCTAAAATCAATCGCAGTCGTGAATTTCTGGCCAAAATTGAAAAAGGCACAGAACACCCCAGCATTGCCACTCTGGTCGATATTGCCGACGCCCTCTGCATTTCCGTTGATGATTTGTTGATAGACAGTCTTCACTATTCCGTTTCAACTTCCAACACCGAATTGCATCGTCTGTTATTGGACTGCAACGAAACTGAACAGGAAATCATTATCCACACGGCGAGTGAGTTAAAGGCCACTCTTGTCAGCCTTGGAATTTAA
- a CDS encoding recombinase family protein, whose product MNEGQYDSKNVEHISIENIEVVSNGMDWKSRHLEAEKRKAEIRDRIHKQTEQGQKSAKDYFRPAKPTPSIYDSDLKRVAVYARVSTSSEEQISSIENQTLYYTKKIAETENWNLQDIYSDEGKSGTSLRKRDAFKRMMRDAKDQKMDLIICASISRFARNFSDCMTQIAALKTMHPAHPIGVYFETENIYTLNPSSQYSLDIQALLADWESGNKSRRMILSYDQRIMTGQYPVADLMGYRHTKDGQLVIEPEEAKTVRFIFLAFIQGYDYEQIAMILTQKKRSTLRGRQEWNGMMVANIMKNERRWGDLEARKSIVVDYKLGKVTKNNGNRCSAYVPEHHEAIVSPEIARAAHLVASSKKKCGVQDIVVIQQGALKGFVGIHPNWSGISVDSIHSLCLRAYLPEEVAKLNDIAEMRAGTKLEKPLRSEYLTISGTCFINQSSPVITISKNGIRFSKACHTRLDDCEHVELLYHPILQVVILRKSNRDASTAIHWENKDKICSSFSSRAFSGVIFEAMNWKWSCRYQCRGICRGEENAKFLIFELDESRILIGKNQYEQIEDRSMNLKCRLYRSKWVQSIAASDVMESGQVVENPMIGAIPSRNEVQRELDDLLMSM is encoded by the coding sequence ATGAATGAAGGACAGTATGATTCAAAAAATGTAGAACATATTTCAATAGAAAATATCGAAGTTGTGTCCAATGGAATGGATTGGAAAAGCAGGCATTTGGAAGCTGAAAAGAGAAAAGCCGAAATCCGCGACAGAATCCATAAGCAGACTGAACAGGGCCAGAAATCTGCAAAAGATTATTTCCGCCCTGCAAAGCCGACCCCATCAATTTATGACAGTGACCTAAAACGTGTGGCCGTTTATGCTCGTGTCAGCACATCTAGCGAAGAACAGATTTCCTCTATTGAAAATCAAACTCTATACTACACCAAAAAGATTGCAGAAACGGAAAACTGGAATCTGCAGGATATTTACAGTGACGAGGGAAAATCGGGTACTTCACTGCGGAAACGAGATGCATTTAAGCGAATGATGCGAGATGCCAAAGACCAGAAAATGGATTTGATTATCTGTGCCAGCATTTCGCGTTTTGCCCGGAACTTTTCGGATTGCATGACACAGATCGCAGCTTTGAAAACCATGCATCCTGCACATCCCATCGGTGTGTACTTTGAAACAGAGAATATCTACACGCTGAATCCAAGCAGTCAATACAGTCTTGACATTCAGGCTCTTTTGGCAGACTGGGAATCGGGCAATAAGAGTCGCCGCATGATCCTTTCGTATGACCAGCGTATTATGACAGGTCAGTACCCGGTGGCTGACCTGATGGGGTATCGGCATACGAAGGATGGACAGCTTGTGATTGAGCCGGAAGAAGCAAAGACGGTACGTTTTATCTTTCTGGCATTTATTCAGGGCTATGATTACGAACAGATTGCAATGATCCTGACACAGAAGAAGCGCAGCACCCTGCGCGGCAGGCAAGAGTGGAATGGCATGATGGTGGCTAACATTATGAAAAACGAACGTCGCTGGGGTGATCTGGAAGCTCGGAAGAGCATTGTGGTGGACTACAAGTTGGGCAAGGTCACAAAGAATAACGGAAATCGCTGCTCTGCCTACGTTCCAGAACATCACGAAGCGATTGTTTCACCGGAAATTGCACGGGCTGCACATCTTGTGGCATCCAGCAAAAAGAAGTGCGGGGTGCAGGATATTGTAGTAATCCAGCAGGGAGCATTGAAAGGATTCGTGGGCATCCATCCGAACTGGAGTGGCATCAGTGTTGATAGTATTCACAGTCTTTGTCTGAGGGCCTATCTTCCGGAAGAGGTGGCGAAACTGAATGATATAGCAGAGATGAGGGCTGGAACAAAGCTGGAAAAGCCCCTTCGATCGGAATATCTGACGATTTCAGGCACTTGCTTTATCAATCAAAGTAGCCCGGTCATAACAATCTCAAAAAATGGAATCCGTTTCAGCAAAGCGTGTCATACCCGCTTGGACGACTGCGAGCATGTGGAACTGCTCTATCATCCGATTCTGCAAGTCGTAATCCTGCGAAAAAGTAATCGTGATGCTTCAACAGCGATACATTGGGAAAATAAGGATAAGATTTGCAGCAGCTTTTCATCCAGGGCATTTTCAGGGGTGATATTTGAAGCAATGAACTGGAAGTGGAGTTGTCGTTACCAGTGTCGTGGTATCTGCCGTGGAGAGGAAAATGCAAAGTTCCTAATTTTTGAATTGGATGAGTCCCGGATTTTGATTGGAAAAAATCAGTATGAACAGATTGAGGATCGTTCGATGAATCTGAAATGTCGGCTGTATCGGAGCAAGTGGGTTCAGAGCATTGCGGCCAGTGATGTGATGGAATCCGGCCAAGTCGTAGAAAATCCCATGATTGGTGCAATTCCAAGCAGAAATGAAGTTCAACGTGAACTGGATGACCTTTTAATGTCGATGTAG
- a CDS encoding helix-turn-helix domain-containing protein, which produces MSAGILDGFQTIIPTAAAVLSEKRQILRLTQQEVADRAKITLRQYQRLESGERNILTSSFGLACRVIEALDMDVSKFYHGDYYLEELKTIEGK; this is translated from the coding sequence ATGAGTGCCGGAATTTTAGATGGCTTTCAAACGATAATTCCAACGGCAGCGGCTGTCTTATCGGAAAAACGACAAATATTAAGGCTGACGCAACAAGAGGTTGCTGATCGCGCAAAAATAACATTACGTCAATATCAAAGGCTGGAATCTGGGGAAAGAAACATTTTGACTTCTTCTTTTGGCTTGGCGTGTCGAGTAATTGAAGCTCTTGATATGGATGTTTCTAAATTCTATCATGGTGACTATTACCTTGAAGAATTGAAAACTATTGAAGGCAAATGA
- a CDS encoding recombinase family protein, with protein MEDIKSGKINCIIVKDLSRLGRNYIEMGKYLEQIFPMMGIRFIAINDNYDNANTESSDSDSIVVPFKNLLNDSYCRDISIKVRSQLDIKRRKGEFIGGYAMYGYCKDERNKSRLVVDEYAADVVRSIYRRKLEGMSAKAIAEQLNSEGVLAPSEYKRLCGYHQQ; from the coding sequence ATGGAGGACATCAAATCCGGCAAAATCAACTGCATCATAGTCAAGGACTTGTCTCGACTTGGCCGTAACTACATTGAGATGGGAAAGTATCTGGAACAGATTTTCCCAATGATGGGGATTCGGTTCATTGCCATCAATGATAACTACGATAACGCAAACACTGAGAGCAGTGATTCGGATAGCATCGTGGTTCCCTTCAAAAATCTGCTGAACGATTCCTACTGCAGGGACATTTCCATTAAGGTTCGGAGCCAGTTGGACATTAAGCGGCGCAAGGGAGAGTTCATCGGCGGGTATGCAATGTACGGTTACTGCAAAGATGAACGGAACAAAAGCCGGTTGGTGGTGGATGAGTACGCAGCAGATGTTGTTCGTTCTATCTACCGCAGAAAATTGGAAGGCATGAGCGCAAAGGCTATTGCGGAACAGCTGAACAGCGAGGGGGTTCTGGCTCCCAGTGAGTACAAGCGTCTATGTGGATACCATCAACAATAA
- a CDS encoding DUF6718 family protein: MCYLVAKDRNAHGCFALKTTHGKHLVELKRELNREVGYKGVQLVTISRPTAYGEYAPYHFVDTEQEFQTLVKSLRP, from the coding sequence ATGTGCTATTTAGTAGCAAAAGATCGTAATGCACATGGTTGTTTTGCTCTAAAAACGACGCATGGGAAGCATCTGGTGGAATTAAAAAGAGAATTGAACAGAGAAGTTGGATATAAGGGAGTACAGCTTGTAACTATCAGCAGGCCAACAGCGTATGGTGAGTATGCGCCTTACCACTTTGTGGATACAGAACAGGAATTTCAGACTCTTGTAAAGAGTCTTCGTCCATAA